Proteins from a genomic interval of Beijerinckia indica subsp. indica ATCC 9039:
- a CDS encoding Do family serine endopeptidase, whose amino-acid sequence MPQLEFPPQDKGAARNAATPRSQRRPGMRAILLGATAAVALTGAFTHSVLLPQAANAETPTLNVPVNAPNSSPVVGPVSFADVVDHVRGAVVSVKVKITETADNEEANTGNDMPQFAPGDPLERFFRRFGEQGGVPFNKHSGKPRTGQAQGSGFIISSDGYVVTNNHVVENATEVSLTTDGGQTLTASVVGTDKKTDLALLKINGSGTYPFVKFSNETPRVGEWVIAVGNPFGLGGTVTAGIISARGRDIGAGPYDDFLQVDAPVNRGNSGGPTFNAKGDVVGVNTAIFSPSGGSVGIGFAIPAEVAQNVITSLREKGTVARGWIGVQIQPVTAEIADSLGLKTSKGALVAEAQPNSPALSAGIRSGDVILGVDGERIDGPRELARKIAALGPGKSTNLMYWHDGSEKTVAVKLGNLPNDKEAKADITTRPDKNVLGDLGLTLAPAAQVPGAGDEGVVVSDIDPDGVAAQKGLRVGDVILEAGGHAVSRPAEIGATLSTAKKDGRKAVLMRVKNREGTRYVALATTPAS is encoded by the coding sequence ATGCCGCAATTGGAATTTCCCCCGCAGGATAAAGGCGCCGCACGGAACGCCGCCACGCCACGCTCGCAGCGTCGGCCGGGGATGCGCGCCATCCTGCTCGGCGCCACAGCGGCCGTGGCCCTGACCGGTGCCTTCACGCATTCCGTCCTGCTGCCGCAAGCGGCCAATGCCGAAACACCCACCCTGAACGTGCCGGTGAATGCGCCGAATAGCAGCCCAGTCGTCGGACCGGTCTCTTTTGCCGATGTGGTCGACCATGTGCGGGGGGCTGTCGTTTCGGTCAAGGTCAAGATTACCGAAACCGCCGATAATGAAGAGGCCAATACCGGAAACGACATGCCTCAATTCGCCCCGGGCGATCCCCTGGAGCGTTTCTTCCGCCGCTTTGGCGAACAAGGAGGCGTCCCCTTCAACAAACATAGCGGCAAGCCACGGACCGGCCAGGCGCAGGGTTCGGGATTCATCATTTCGAGCGATGGCTATGTCGTCACCAATAATCATGTCGTCGAAAACGCGACAGAGGTCAGCCTGACGACCGATGGCGGTCAGACCTTGACCGCGAGCGTGGTTGGCACCGACAAGAAGACTGATCTCGCTCTCTTGAAGATCAATGGCTCGGGCACCTATCCCTTCGTCAAATTCTCCAACGAGACACCCCGTGTCGGCGAATGGGTCATCGCTGTCGGCAATCCTTTCGGTCTCGGCGGCACGGTGACGGCAGGCATTATTTCAGCGCGCGGCCGCGATATCGGCGCCGGCCCCTATGACGACTTCCTGCAGGTCGACGCCCCGGTCAATCGCGGCAATTCCGGTGGCCCGACCTTCAACGCCAAGGGCGACGTGGTCGGCGTCAATACGGCGATCTTCTCACCGTCCGGCGGCAGCGTCGGCATCGGCTTCGCCATTCCCGCGGAGGTTGCGCAAAACGTCATCACCTCCTTGCGGGAGAAAGGCACGGTCGCGCGCGGTTGGATCGGCGTCCAGATTCAGCCTGTGACAGCGGAAATCGCCGATAGTCTCGGCCTGAAAACCAGCAAGGGCGCCCTGGTTGCCGAGGCACAGCCGAATTCTCCCGCGCTCTCGGCCGGTATCCGCTCCGGTGACGTGATCCTCGGCGTCGATGGCGAACGCATCGATGGTCCGCGCGAACTGGCCCGCAAGATAGCGGCGCTCGGCCCTGGCAAGAGCACCAATCTCATGTATTGGCACGATGGCTCGGAAAAGACCGTCGCGGTGAAACTCGGCAATCTGCCAAATGACAAGGAAGCCAAGGCGGACATCACGACACGCCCCGATAAAAACGTCCTCGGCGATCTCGGTCTGACGCTCGCCCCGGCGGCGCAGGTCCCCGGCGCCGGCGATGAAGGTGTAGTCGTCTCCGACATCGATCCCGATGGCGTTGCCGCACAAAAGGGTTTGCGTGTCGGTGATGTCATTCTCGAAGCCGGTGGGCACGCTGTCAGCCGTCCGGCCGAAATCGGCGCGACCTTGAGCACCGCCAAGAAAGATGGCCGCAAGGCCGTGCTCATGCGTGTCAAGAATCGGGAAGGCACCCGCTACGTCGCGCTTGCGACCACTCCGGCTTCCTGA
- a CDS encoding response regulator transcription factor: MRILIVEDDPEASQYMVKAFREAGHLADHAGDGLAGYQKACEENYDVLIVDRMLPKLDGLSLIGGLRAQKIETPVLILSALGQVDDRVKGLRSGGDDYLPKPYAFSELLARVEALARRKPPGTAEETIYRIGGLELDRLAHKLTRDGKEIILQPREFRLLEYLMKHAGQVVTRTMLLEHVWDYHFDPQTNVIDVHISRLRSKIDKGFDPPLLQTIRGIGYMIRDSDH; encoded by the coding sequence ATGCGCATTCTTATCGTTGAGGACGATCCTGAAGCCTCTCAATATATGGTCAAGGCCTTTCGCGAGGCCGGCCACCTCGCCGATCATGCAGGCGATGGCCTTGCTGGCTATCAAAAGGCTTGTGAGGAGAATTATGACGTCCTGATCGTTGATCGCATGCTGCCCAAACTCGATGGTTTGTCCCTGATCGGCGGTTTACGCGCCCAAAAGATCGAGACCCCTGTCCTGATCCTGTCTGCGCTCGGCCAGGTCGATGACAGGGTGAAGGGCCTGCGCTCCGGCGGCGACGATTATCTGCCGAAACCCTATGCCTTTTCCGAATTGCTCGCGCGCGTGGAAGCACTCGCCCGCCGCAAGCCGCCGGGCACGGCCGAGGAGACCATCTATCGCATCGGCGGGCTCGAACTCGACCGCCTCGCGCATAAGCTGACCCGCGACGGCAAGGAAATCATTCTGCAACCGCGTGAATTTCGCCTGCTCGAATATTTGATGAAACATGCCGGCCAGGTCGTGACACGCACCATGTTGCTCGAACATGTCTGGGATTATCATTTCGATCCGCAGACCAATGTCATTGACGTGCATATTTCCCGGCTACGCTCCAAGATTGACAAAGGCTTCGATCCACCACTCCTGCAAACCATCCGCGGCATAGGATATATGATCCGTGACAGCGATCATTAA
- a CDS encoding sensor histidine kinase: MTAIIKLFRSTVFKVSFAYLLITAIGAGLVLGRIGWHIKELIEDQIGQTVDADITGLAEQYAQGGITRLVEIIEQRTRQPGADLYLVTTHAGQPIAGNIARLPEGIPSYSSLVKTQYQRPNEAKKHHAIARIFALPGGFRLLVGHDLEEGESLRRIVGGALVTSLIWLIVIGTLGGLWIARRVLNRIDAINAQAKTIVAGDLSRRLPLAGTGDELDRLVMNLNTMLDRICALMGGLKEVSDNIAHDLKTPLTRLRNGTEEALRLAKSPEEYRGALEKVIEESDRLIQIFDALLMIAGAEAGSGREGMTEFDATNVVRDVGELYEPAAEDQGVKLTLHVEPDLWLRGSRELLGQVLSNLIDNALKYGAETVPDGAGPSIDLKAIHIGNKIEISVADHGPGIAVKDRDHVLDRFVRLENSRSRPGSGLGLSLAAAVMRLHNGELRLEDNHPGLRVVLTFQAVQGKPHSAPPLIEATALS, from the coding sequence GTGACAGCGATCATTAAACTGTTCCGCTCCACCGTCTTCAAGGTCTCCTTCGCCTATCTCCTCATCACCGCCATAGGTGCGGGATTAGTGCTCGGCCGCATTGGCTGGCATATCAAGGAACTCATCGAAGATCAGATCGGACAGACGGTGGATGCCGATATTACCGGCCTTGCCGAGCAATATGCACAAGGTGGCATTACACGCCTTGTCGAAATCATCGAACAACGAACGAGACAGCCTGGCGCCGATCTCTATCTCGTCACGACCCATGCGGGTCAGCCCATCGCAGGTAATATCGCCCGCCTGCCGGAAGGCATTCCGAGCTATTCGAGCCTCGTCAAGACTCAATATCAACGCCCGAATGAAGCCAAGAAGCATCACGCGATCGCCCGCATCTTCGCTTTGCCCGGTGGCTTTCGTTTGCTTGTCGGCCATGATCTCGAAGAAGGCGAAAGCTTGCGCCGCATCGTCGGTGGCGCGCTCGTCACCTCGCTGATCTGGCTCATTGTCATCGGAACCTTGGGCGGCCTGTGGATTGCCCGCCGTGTGCTCAATCGCATCGACGCCATCAATGCCCAGGCTAAGACCATTGTCGCGGGCGATCTCTCCCGCCGCCTGCCGCTCGCTGGCACCGGCGACGAGCTGGATCGGCTGGTGATGAATCTGAATACCATGCTCGACCGTATCTGCGCACTCATGGGCGGACTCAAGGAAGTGTCCGACAATATCGCCCATGATCTCAAGACGCCGCTGACGCGCCTGCGCAATGGGACCGAGGAAGCCTTGCGGCTCGCCAAATCACCGGAGGAATATCGCGGCGCCCTCGAAAAAGTCATCGAAGAATCCGATCGCCTGATTCAAATTTTCGACGCGCTCTTGATGATCGCCGGCGCCGAGGCGGGCAGCGGACGCGAGGGCATGACTGAGTTCGATGCGACCAATGTCGTGCGCGATGTCGGCGAACTCTATGAACCCGCTGCCGAGGATCAGGGCGTGAAGCTTACGCTGCATGTCGAGCCCGATCTGTGGCTGCGCGGCAGTCGCGAGCTTTTGGGTCAGGTTCTTTCCAATCTCATCGACAATGCTTTAAAATATGGTGCGGAAACCGTCCCCGATGGTGCGGGTCCGAGCATCGATCTGAAGGCGATCCACATCGGCAACAAGATCGAAATCAGTGTCGCCGATCATGGGCCAGGCATTGCCGTGAAAGACCGTGATCATGTCCTCGATCGTTTCGTGCGGCTGGAAAATTCACGTTCGCGGCCGGGTTCCGGCCTCGGCCTCTCCCTCGCCGCCGCCGTGATGCGCTTGCATAATGGGGAGTTGCGTCTCGAAGACAATCATCCAGGCCTGCGCGTCGTGCTGACGTTTCAAGCTGTGCAAGGAAAACCGCATTCCGCCCCGCCCCTCATCGAGGCAACGGCCCTTTCGTGA